TCGAACGCCGTTTCCGTCTGCCAGATATTCGGGTTATAAGCGGGAAGAACGCGGTCACGTTCGGAATTCGCGTGGCTCGCGAAACTCGTGGAATCTTTAATCGAATTCCCGGCGCACAAGTTGTCGTTGGTTCCAAGTCGAGGACAATGGGGGTTTCTCCTCGAGAGCTCGTTGGACAACTTCCGAGAAGAATAGGGAGGAACAGGACCAAGCGGAGGAGGCGTACTCACCCGACTTCTCGTCGACGAAGGAGGCGAGGCCGGCGGCGAAGGAGGCAGCTTCGGTTAGTCCGACGAGCAGCAGTACGCTCCACATGTTCTCTCGATTATTCCTCCGCTGGGAAACGCTGAGTCATGATTCTTCACCTCCCCCGACGCTTGCCACTTTCATCTCGGGCACCCGTCCGCGACCCCCCCGATCGTGGCGAGCCGACGCGAGCCGTCACGCATCGTCCGCGCACCACCGGAATCCGAGCCGAACTGAGGCCGCACGATACGCCGACCTTGCTCTCCCGAACCGATTTCTCCCCGTTAATCCTCGCTCGTGTTTTTCCTCTCCGGTTAAACACTGACCAAAGTCGCCGTCCCACCGCATCCACAACCGCACGTACTCCTCTCTCTCACTCCGTTCACTCTGCCGGACACGCGTACTGCTCCCCTCGCTGTTGGAAAATCTACCGCACTTTCGCCCTTCTAGCCGCGCGCCACTGTCGCCAGCAAGCCGCAACCACGATGCCCGCGAAATCCACGGGGCGtactcttcctcctccctcgaaGGCTCCGGGAGGCTGATCCAAGGCGACCTGATCTAACGAGCATCGAGGAGGGGAAGTGGAAATCCCACAGGTCGTTGCAGGGATATATGTGTCTCCAATTGGAATCGTAATCGTTGCACGATCCAAGCAAAGATCAAAGGGGGAGACCTTTGGCACGGCGCGGCTGGAACGGGTCCAAGCCTGCAATCTCGTCAATGGCCGCCTCGAAATCGATCCTCGGCGAAGAAAGATTCGCCGAATCCTCACCTttccatcctcctcctccacagACTTGCCTTCGAGTTTCGCGCGCTTTTCCCAGATCTACgcgttcctcctcctcttcaaAGATTCTCGGCCGCTGCACACcccgcaaaaaaagaaaaagaactcgACACGTGCTACGACACTCGTTTAAGGagcgaaggaaggaaggaaggaagttgGAATGGAATCGAAGCAGCGGGGAGGTAATTTTCGCGTTTAATCCGGGGAGGAGAAGCGGCGGAAGGCGCGCGAAGGGTAGGAAGTCGGCGCAGGTCCACAGCGACGCGGTTGTACACGTGGTCCTCGACCGACGGCGGACGGCACACTGACGGAGAAGACGAGCAAACGGCGCGGCGACGGGCGCGCAGGCTGCAAAACCTCCCGAGGAGGCGGAGGTGTCGGAGGAAGAGGGTGGGGCGAAAAGGGGTGAGAAAGGGGCTCGCTCGTGGACGACACGCCGCGGAGTCCTTTCCTCCCCCGAGAGAGGAACTCTTCTTCTCGTTCCACCCTCCCTCGGTGCGTTTCCCCTCGCCCTTTGTTGTTTCTCATTTCGATTATGCGTGGTTCGGAAATCGGCGGAttgtttcctttcttctcgaaAAAGTATCTCTGTTCGTCGTatcatttgataattaatttcgttccagttcgatacatatatatatatatataggtgtATGAgtgtgtatattaattttcgtttcgtttattcGCGAAACGTGGAAACCTCGTGGGAAAAACGCTGGGATCGGAGGATAGATCtcgtacaaatatttttcacgtccGGTGTATAATTGAAAACTGGCACATAACATCTTGTTTTCCTTCGAATCGAGAAAACATACTCCGCGGGATAACTAGGGTAGGTTCGCTCGTTGTTTACAGTTTCCCGTGCCGAATTTTTCCGAATCGAGAGGAACGGGGAGGAGGAATAAACCCGTGAAGATGTTTGGCCGACGATCGCGTTTAAGATATACTCGAGGCTCACTCGACGATCCGTGGGTCAACGAGCGCCTTTTGTTCGGTATCGAGGCGGTGGTTTACAGTGGCTGAGAGGAGCTGGCGAGTCGGTGGGGAAGGTACGGGGTCAACGGGATGGAAGGGatcgagagggagagagacgaTCGTCTTAAAAGCTCGTGAAAGAgcctttcgtatatttttgcGAATCCTCGATAACGACTTTTGTCACGAGCATCCTTTGCGTCTTCTCCTCGCCGAATAGATTAAATCGGCCCTGCTTTGGGGGAGAGGTATCAGCAGCGTATCACAAAAGCTATCCCGCACTCCGCGCTTAAATATTTCACGTTTCACTTTTATTCAGCCGGCTACGGTTCCCGGGTCCGATGAATTTCGTATGAAACTGCGTGCGAGCGGGCCGTGTCGCGTATATTACGCGTTCCAACGTAATTTAAAACCGGGCGGGCGAAAATTTCGCGATAAAATCCGCTCCGAACAAGAGCGCACCACGGTTGCGTCGggacaatattttaatcgcgCCACCCTTCTCCGGAGATATTCCAGAAAGGAAGCGAAACGGCGAATGCTCGATCGCGAGAAAGAATCGGCTCACGTGACCAACGCGAACGCCAAGCCCTCGCGTTAAAATCGCGACATTTCTGGAGGAACGACATTACACGCAGAGGTCGGCTATTAACGCGATCATTAGGCCCGCGATAATACGTGGGACGAGGGCAAAAACGTTTTGATTCCGTGAGATCCGGCCTCGAGATTAAAGCGTTTCCTTCACGCGACACCGTTTACTCGGATCTTTAGGGGAAAGCCGCGATACCGAGCCGACTTTGCAATTTCCGAAAATGACCTCCCCCCCGAAACCTTGGTCCTTGATTATCCTTCGAGACgaagggaaaagaagaggCGAAGAAACAAATCTTTCGGACCTGCAATTGAGTAATTACGTTCGTTGCGATTTACTTTTGTAACTCGAGACGACGAGGAAAATAATCTAGCGGAGAAGTACAGATCGTACGACTGGAATTCGTGAAAAATCGCGTTGTAAATACCAACAACTCGTTATcacgatttcgatttttcgtaaaatttgcaGAGGTATCGCGAAAgctgttttttttatcacgatgtaatctaaaaaaaaaaaagaatttatcggGGGATTGTATCGCCCTTTTTCACTCTATCGGAGGAGAAACGTTATCCTCGTGTCATTCGAAGAAAAGAGCACGCGATGACGATTCCACGGTTGTTGATCTCAAGGTTGTTTTACATGGTAAAAGGTTATTTCGATCGCATTCTTATCGGCGGAGGAGCCGATCCGAGAATTTTCCCGTTTAGCCGTGCGTGGCGGTAGCCGACGACTCGGAAAGTTCAAAGTTTCCTACGTTACCTACATCGTCGAATCACCAATTCGTCGTGACCCTCCTGTTAACCTCTCTGCCAACCGTTCCCTCAAGGTCATTAATCCTCCGATAAAACCGAGCGATTCGAACGTAGGGATAGAAATCGAAAATCGGAAGCGATGAAAACAATCGTTCGGAATTGGACGAGATGCGGCGAGATGTCGCGacgaaagaaatacaaaagcttttattaacaaattacaaTTACTCGCATTACACTATATATGATACTGATTAAGCTCGTTCGTGAGACAAGACTACGTGAGAATCGTTCTATCCACGGAGATCGTTTCTTTCCCGTGCGAACGCTTCTCTCCCATCTTGCGTTGTACGTAGATTTTTCTTATACCGAGGTAACACGTTCATCGCTTCTTCTCCACAAAAATACGGGACACTCTCAATTGGTGATCTTCGCTGGAACTTCGAAGCACGCGACCGTGTTGTTTCCTTCCATCAACGCGTAATGAATAACCAtggaaatctgaaaaaaaaaacgtttcgaCATGAATCGAGAACAAAGGGAAAACTTTATCTTCTCCAGCCATTTCCATTCTACACGATCTTCCATTATTTGCgatgtatatacaattataaagaaagagagaaagaaagaaagaaaaaaacacgaagtaaaaataaatcgaacagATAATTAACCATTCTTTCATTTCGCGTATTGCGAAACAACTTTAGACTTGTTACTCGTGCGCGATAACGTTTATTAAAATCGGTTTACTGGCCACGATAATTCTTATCTGTTCGATGTATACTAGGAATACAGTtcggtgaaaaaagaaatgtattcgGTTTCGGGAGCAAGCGAGAGAGAACGAGAAAATGGTTTTTTTTACCGTGGGATAAATCTGCAACACGGGGAACTCTCGCTTGTAGATGTACTCGATGTCTTTCTTCAACGAGCATCCAGCCGGAGTTCCGTCCAGATTGTAAATGTTATCGCACGCGCTGGTCCCATCTACACCGACGAACGGCAACGGTACGCCAAGAACAGCGGCGTTCACGGAGTTAACCAAAGACTCGACATCTTGCTTCGGGACGAACTTTTGCTCGACCGACGCCTTCGTCCTTCGTTTCAGTTTGCACGGTGGTACGTCGCAGCCGGTTATCTTAACCTGATTCGGATCCTCGAACTTCTCCCCTGCAATcaatcattttcttcttcttttctacttcttcttcctcttttttttttttttcttttcctcctcccgATTACAAAAGTGGGTCTGCGTGACGCAATGCGTACGCTCGGTCGTAAAGCCGATACGGTAATTCGCATTGATATTCGAACGACGTGAATTCAAACACGATGACGTTGTTCACCGGTCAGAGATTATTGCTCCgtgtattactattattattattattattgttgttgttgttgttgttgttgttatttgcTTGTTGTAACGTCGATGAATCGCGATTTGTTGCACATTTGTgcgacaaattaaataatgaagaaatttaaccgtggaaaaaaaaaaaatattggtgtGCCAATGATTTAATCGGTGCCCGTTTCATCGCTAAACACGGGTTGTTCACAAatgttataaatgtattataaagtttgaaaatgtGTGCATTTGCCTCATGTCGCCTGAATATTCATCGCGATATTCGTTTGATATATCTCTCGTTGGGCAAAAAATTATGTGCGCAGCGAGTAAATAAAACGTAGTACtatgttactttttttttttttttttttttttttaccatcgttacattacaatttatttgaataaaaatattctttagacAAGATAAACCAAGGCTTTCCTGCTCGTAGTTACATAATTGAAAGACATTGAAGAATTTCTTCGTtcaggaatttttctttttttcttttcctttttttttttttctttttctcatcgaGGAGCCATAAaggaatatat
This DNA window, taken from Apis cerana isolate GH-2021 linkage group LG5, AcerK_1.0, whole genome shotgun sequence, encodes the following:
- the LOC107997896 gene encoding NPC intracellular cholesterol transporter 2 homolog a codes for the protein MRGTILVFVALLVVVCATEVNHCGTGEKFEDPNQVKITGCDVPPCKLKRRTKASVEQKFVPKQDVESLVNSVNAAVLGVPLPFVGVDGTSACDNIYNLDGTPAGCSLKKDIEYIYKREFPVLQIYPTISMVIHYALMEGNNTVACFEVPAKITN